In one window of Drosophila mauritiana strain mau12 chromosome X, ASM438214v1, whole genome shotgun sequence DNA:
- the LOC117148608 gene encoding uncharacterized protein LOC117148608 — protein sequence MRRQGVHWCCLVAIALAMAIRQVSLGFSANDRRFQCLQPRLRGQANCSPCADLYVFNRQAAYRRCEHVNGNCYPHRTVFASARMCELTCQPYIRRATLHEVTTLPPPPPIVEPFGDSDEEFE from the coding sequence ATGCGGCGGCAAGGAGTGCATTGGTGCTGCCTGGTGGCCATCGCCCTGGCCATGGCCATACGGCAGGTGTCCCTGGGCTTCAGCGCCAACGATCGCCGCTTCCAGTGCCTGCAGCCGCGCCTGAGGGGCCAGGCCAACTGCTCGCCATGCGCCGATCTGTACGTCTTCAATCGCCAGGCCGCCTATCGGCGCTGCGAGCACGTCAACGGGAATTGCTACCCACATCGCACGGTCTTCGCCAGCGCCCGCATGTGCGAGCTCACCTGCCAGCCGTACATCCGGCGAGCCACGCTGCACGAGGTGACCACCctgccgccgccaccaccgATCGTCGAGCCCTTCGGCGACAGCGATGAGGAGTTCGAATGA
- the LOC117148601 gene encoding sprT-like domain-containing protein Spartan: MENTKLKNKKQGAAPKKPPVRAIQASYDEYINKMLNMVPCELVDPTPDIYSMFIRFDEKFFQERLVAVSLEWSKKMYSCAGICYQRGNRFVKEVTIRLSEPLLKLRPRKDLVETLLHEMIHAYCFVLNIREGNGGHGLNFKRIMETINKVAGTNITVYHTFHDEVASHRTHIWRCVGVCRERSPFWGYVKRSSNLAPGPNDEWWVRHHRDCSGTFIKLGELSKPPMPETMSRAENSTPAVSAPKEDIRNWFGQPAAKKAATGTALLGDLAKAVPPTSYPGLSSEPFDMPKTPAAVTNRNTSGGGNELDKSGSKATTEISGQGYSLGGSSAIENIGISDTDVPDPAKLRQIRLERFSGDASNKGQNNSEADITKKRRRVSSDGEIITWESYDDDVMVRDVHVPFVNLVDSDSDEEEMKTPAGRNTIDSQERTHNIKRQVMEDELTLCEDDILLIDDEYDDEVAANDSLTDATELGNQSIIDDVFGEDTLLKEFQRDNDVQPTCSSDANDVDNDIVSCPICFEKMKRTELSNHFDGCAIMVRLEPPSFKPNNRRPRASFTSKDSSGSSTARGQSTANSSTRILRSSGKTEKEIDKLNLNSSTDSSAQLSSEDELTPRQRRQRNLFKQTVGCPRCGLEIMPHHLKAHRNVCAGCKKR, translated from the exons ATGGAGAACACTAaactcaaaaacaaaaaacaaggaGCGGCTCCCAAGAAGCCACCAGTGCGCGCTATTCAGGCCAGCTATGATGAATATATCAATAAGATGctaaatatggtgccgtgtgAGCTGGTCGATCCCACTCCGGACATCTACTCCATGTTCATACGCTTCGACGAGAAGTTCTTCCAAGAGCGCCTGGTCGCCGTCTCCCTGGAATGGAGCAAGAAGATGTACTCGTGCGCTGGAATCTGCTACCAGCGTGGCAATCGCTTCGTCAAGGAGGTGACCATTCGGCTCAGTGAGCCGCTGCTAAAGCTGCGTCCTCGCAAGGATCTCGTGGAGACGCTCTTG CACGAAATGATCCATGCCTACTGCTTTGTGCTCAACATCCGCGAGGGCAACGGTGGCCATGGACTCAATTTCAAGCGCATAATGGAGACGATCAACAAGGTGGCGGGCACCAACATCACCGTTTACCACACTTTTCACGACGAGGTAGCCTCCCATCGCACCCACATCTGGCGCTGCGTGGGCGTTTGCCGGGAACGCTCACCCTTTTGGGGCTATGTGAAGCGGAGCAGCAACTTAGCGCCCGGTCCGAACGATGAGTGGTGGGTGAGGCATCATCGTGATTGCAGCGGCACCTTCATTAAGTTGGGGGAACTATCGAAGCCCCCCATGCCGGAGACCATGTCCAGGGCTGAGAATTCCACACCGGCGGTGTCCGCGCCCAAGGAAGACATACGCAACTGGTTTGGCCAGCCGGCAGCCAAGAAAGCGGCCACCGGCACAGCTTTGCTGGGCGATCTGGCAAAGGCGGTGCCGCCGACTTCTTATCCCGGACTCTCCTCCGAACCCTTTGACATGCCCAAGACACCAGCTGCTGTCACAAACCGCAACACAAGTGGCGGAGGCAATGAACTCGACAAATCAGGTTCGAAAGCCACCACTGAAATAAGCGGACAGGGCTACAGTCTTGGTGGCTCTAGCGCTATAGAAAACATCGGTATTAGTGACACTGATGTTCCCGATCCCGCTAAACTTCGTCAAATTCGACTTGAGCGTTTTAGCGGAGATGCTTCCAACAAGGGACAGAATAATTCTGAAGCAGATATTACCAAAAAGAGGCGTCGTGTTTCCAGCGACGGCGAGATAATCACCTGGGAGTCCTACGATGATGACGTAATGGTCAGGGATGTCCATGTGCCCTTCGTCAACTTGGTTGACAGCGATAGTGATGAAGAGGAGATGAAGACGCCAGCTGGCAGGAACACCATAGACAGTCAGGAGCGCACGCATAATATCAAGCGCCAGGTAATGGAGGATGAGTTGACCTTGTGTGAGGACGATATTCTCTTAATTGATGATGAATACGACGATGAGGTGGCCGCAAATGATTCTTTAACAGACGCAACGGAACTGGGTAACCAATCCATCATTGATGATGTTTTTGGAGAGGACACCCTGCTGAAGGAGTTCCAGCGGGATAACGACGTACAGCCCACTTGCTCAAGTGACGCCAATGATGTGGACAACGACATCGTATCTTGTCCCATTTGCTTCGAGAAGATGAAGCGCACTGAGTTGTCCAATCACTTCGATGGCTGCGCCATTATGGTGCGCTTGGAACCGCCATCGTTTAAGCCTAATAACCGTCGACCAAGGGCTTCCTTTACCTCAAAGGACTCCTCAGGATCTTCCACAGCACGCGGCCAATCGACAGCAAACTCATCGACACGAATTCTTCGCAGCTCCGGTAAAACAGAAAAGGAGATCGACAAGCTCAACCTAAACTCCTCCACCGACTCGTCTGCTCAGCTGTCCAGCGAGGACGAACTTACTCCGCGTCAGCGCCGGCAGCGCAACCTCTTCAAACAGACCGTCGGCTGTCCCAGATGTGGCCTGGAGATCATGCCCCACCACCTGAAGGCGCATCGAAATGTCTGCGCGGGTTGCAAGAAGCGCTAG
- the LOC117148602 gene encoding uncharacterized protein LOC117148602: protein MSSGTAGCKRAHSIEVEQPLASERLEHSLLLVKGRLVPKCSTARQLKAILDLPEHLSQEQLTQLSAGGEFKLLFDLEQANREEEDEEESACLLELRSCTATRTISFSYRPRRSSYRVQPLYLLCQDEEKTPAQQLEVHSLIDLNLRLVQSIYAHKLHAAGFPNRTFTLNGKCCAFRSQLTRKQALAKSEDELWQHFAGEIIACPQWGHQLLLKFVAFVGCTRYDGDAVVASGDSSYASIRRHLKGHAALGGGGLALFGSAHFYAWPTSFAEIGDCVRSAQRVDIARLPDESNYRRTYGGVYASTLGAVCHELGHCFDLGHTSEGVMGQGFDYLNRVLTVDQPTEHLPQRIVDARRGSPANTNSSEGGSSSTSSASASAAAGNRGRLTKLKLQPSSQLLDNYHNQRRHDSFYFARNCAVILAHHRWLNLELEQTAAADFEAASIQLNRDTREIRSSRPIRLVELRCNQNSLVAHYEEFEQPSVHRFQLPASLWHLLAEQCTHYVFVLTTSGDTKRLSCDSS from the coding sequence ATGAGCAGCGGCACCGCCGGCTGCAAGCGCGCGCACAGCATCGAGGTTGAGCAGCCGCTGGCGTCGGAGCGCCTGGAGCACAGCCTGCTGTTGGTCAAGGGACGCCTGGTGCCCAAGTGTTCCACGGCGCGTCAACTGAAGGCGATCCTTGATCTGCCCGAGCACCTGTCCCAGGAGCAGCTAACCCAGCTGTCGGCCGGCGGCGAGTTTAAGCTCCTATTCGACTTGGAACAAGCGAATcgcgaggaggaggacgaggaggagagcGCCTGCCTCCTGGAGTTGCGATCCTGCACGGCCACCCGTACGATTAGCTTCAGTTACCGGCCCCGCCGCAGCTCCTACCGGGTGCAGCCGCTCTACCTGCTCTGCCAGGACGAGGAGAAGACGCCCGCACAGCAGCTCGAGGTGCACTCCCTCATCGATCTCAATTTGCGCCTGGTGCAGTCCATCTACGCGCACAAACTGCACGCGGCGGGCTTTCCCAACCGCACCTTCACGCTCAACGGCAAGTGCTGCGCCTTCCGCAGCCAGTTGACCCGGAAGCAGGCGCTAGCGAAGAGCGAGGACGAGCTGTGGCAGCATTTCGCCGGCGAGATCATCGCCTGCCCGCAGTGGGGCCACCAGTTGCTCCTCAAGTTCGTCGCCTTCGTGGGCTGCACGCGCTACGACGGCGACGCGGTGGTGGCCAGCGGTGACTCCTCGTACGCCAGCATCCGGCGGCATCTCAAGGGACACGCGGCCCTCGGTGGCGGCGGCTTGGCGCTCTTTGGTAgtgcccacttctacgcgtGGCCCACGAGCTTTGCGGAGATCGGCGACTGTGTGCGCAGCGCACAGCGGGTGGACATCGCCCGCCTGCCGGACGAGAGCAACTATCGGCGGACGTACGGCGGCGTCTATGCCAGCACCTTGGGCGCCGTGTGCCACGAACTGGGCCACTGCTTCGATCTGGGCCACACCAGCGAGGGTGTGATGGGCCAGGGCTTCGACTACTTGAATCGCGTGTTGACCGTCGACCAGCCCACGGAGCATTTGCCGCAGCGAATTGTGGACGCCCGCAGGGGCTCACCTGCCAATACTAACTCATCCGAGGGCGGATCATCCTCCACTTCCTCCGCCTCAGCCTCAGCCGCAGCCGGCAACCGTGGCCGCCTCACCAAACTGAAACTGCAGCCGAGCAGCCAACTACTGGACAACTACCACAACCAGCGACGCCACGATAGCTTCTATTTTGCGCGCAACTGTGCCGTGATCCTGGCCCATCATCGCTGGCTGAATTTGGAGCTGGAACAGACGGCTGCCGCCGACTTTGAGGCGGCCAGCATTCAATTGAACCGCGACACCCGTGAGATTCGCTCCAGCAGGCCCATCCGGCTGGTCGAGCTGCGCTGCAACCAGAACAGCCTGGTGGCCCACTACGAGGAGTTCGAGCAGCCGTCCGTGCATCGCTTCCAGCTGCCCGCTTCGCTGTGGCATCTCCTGGCGGAGCAGTGCACCCACTACGTTTTCGTGCTGACCACCAGTGGCGACACCAAGCGGCTCTCCTGCGACTCCTCCTAG
- the LOC117148599 gene encoding uncharacterized protein LOC117148599, protein MAPPVQKGKLLNHSDKTSTEVNCAINENVRKLVRSLSEPGTSQKKLRQMEDTALKIIANQRRSWDPTTTDMEVKRNLDDLAERFRAEGMASLGDTIKDLAIRYLAMDENQQQFDPNRGWPMLELLFCIADRPVQKIRRNRELMEQLRLSIINSMEAAEREPHLQEQAKLEATRNTSETEVDWPALLAEDFLDPPEDDSSDSLSDWSEESDCDSTTTLTTDENIGVSRSLLEMARVYEQAVMAVVPTGSVNKSYIPTVESVIRSYDFRIMKPMVLSLNNLKGNHLRRSKLLLLAPPQSPRPFTQYWQSDNMDFFRKIHSHWWCQYVYLNALPSSAKPLDNFAVSYVMFLNYNARGLLALPVPKTITEPCLLREILFMFVRPASCCFFEFDKATRRITVRDNVSICTVTASTMKNFLLFNVVPALEDMMELRRIIDNHTLHLLGVKTTYTVEFFAYGLRDLVQPICQLLIAYEDRVNKDPAKNTLIRFTIEFRKHFSQLRLLRELAEDVILDKGPAHIRSAYLLSSLYKHTLMQEPHQKLATALLFISLKRYCIIIDGWWRRATLEDHLREFIVEFCYEEDAHIRSHVRKRNVGIEDDLQFVEIFNKLQSCPLYQLLLDHALESGETQDLLCSVNTLSEMLTSNNEIQLPSLHDELFAQLFAQLKVYCGADNTDYEDEPEPDKDYEDLTVCNRQGIRNHELFAIFTKPLMEQRLERQRERLKSNPFLLANILKRLERSTCLQLKSELPEALREILRRRQWLANEYAIRTYCKEMQVAEKMRFLRHTMLLEKYYLLVPYYNALFVRMEKNNSWALGSVLTSKLCAVLLPHYPQLAHQLHVKLISQINSNSIKVYEALDAIELDFERPVAMHQWYILTPANMQDYNSVWRLMLKVKWAVWKLENLKFLRRASPNPCAPLDLIGLTIRRLEIVRFWLIFLINKLHAHLMEAVSRQIEHRIGECKSARDLRNMHDEHLAWLKTHCMLTDEFKSFRVALDQIFHLVYVLDMEWTTCASCMRDHDALCLDFTISDDGIDDGEMQRNSLEYLALNQVAEIELTYIRCHQILADILNTLVHQNDHGFLSALEETINSSVPH, encoded by the exons ATGGCTCCTCCCGTGCAGAAGGGTAAGCTTCTGAATCACTCCGACAAGACCTCGACGGAAGTCAACTGCGCCATAAACGAGAACGTGCGAAAACTGGTCAGGAGCCTGTCGGAACCGGGG ACGAGCCAGAAAAAGTTGCGCCAAATGGAGGATACTGCATTAAAGATAATCGCCAACCAACGCAGGTCATGGGATCCAACAACCACGGACATGGAGGTGAAACGCAACCTGGACGATCTGGCGGAGCGATTCCGGGCGGAGGGCATGGCGTCTTTAGGTGATACCATCAAGGACTTGGCCATCAGGTATCTGGCCATGGACGAAAATCAACAGCAGTTCGATCCTAATCGCGGATGGCCAATGCTCGAATTACTCTTCTGCATAGCCGATAGGCCGGTGCAAAAGATCCGGCGCAACCGCGAGCTCATGGAACAGCTCCGGCTGTCCATAATTAACAGCATGGAAGCGGCCGAGCGAGAGCCACATTTACAGGAACAGGCGAAACTGGAGGCCACCAGGAATACCTCCGAAACTGAGGTGGACTGGCCAGCGCTGCTGGCCGAGGATTTCCTGGATCCGCCTGAGGATGACAGCTCGGACAGCTTAAGT GACTGGTCGGAGGAGTCGGACTGCGACTCGACAACTACTCTGACGACCGATGAAAATATTGGCGTCTCGCGAAGCCTTTTGGAAATGGCCAGGGTTTATGAGCAGGCCGTGATGGCGGTCGTTCCGACTGGAAGTGTTAACAAAAGCTATATACCGACCGTGGAGAGTGTGATCCGGAGTTACGACTTCCGGATAATGAAACCAATGGTTCTGAGCCTCAACAACTTAAAGGGCAACCATCTGAGACGAAGCAAGCTGCTCCTGTTGGCGCCACCCCAATCGCCCCGACCATTCACACAATATTGGCAAAGTGACAACATGGACTTCTTCCGTAAAATCCATTCTCACTGGTGGTGCCAATATGTCTATTTGAACGCCCTGCCCTCCAGTGCTAAGCCACTGGACAACTTTGCTGTCAGCTACGTGATGTTTCTGAATTACAATGCCCGAGGCTTGTTGGCCCTGCCAGTGCCCAAAACGATCACGGAGCCCTGTCTGCTAAGGGAGATCCTCTTCATGTTTGTGCGTCCAGCGAGCTGTTGTTTCTTTGAATTCGACAAGGCCACGAGACGCATTACTGTGCGCGATAATGTCAGTATCTGCACGGTGACTGCG AGCACGATGaagaattttctgttatttaATGTGGTGCCTGCGCTGGAGGATATGATGGAACTGCGTCGCATCATCGATAATCATACGTTGCATTTGCTTGGCGTAAAGACTACATACACCGTGGAGTTCTTTGCATACGGCCTGAGAGATCTTGTCCAGCCCATTTGTCAGCTCCTCATCGCTTACGAGGATCGTGTCAATAAGGATCCAGCAAAAAATACGCTGATCCGCTTTACGATTGAGTTCAGGAAACACTTTAGCCAGCTGCGCTTGCTGCGAGAGCTGGCCGAAGATGTCATCCTGGATAAGGGACCTGCGCACATACGCAGTGCCTACTTGCTATCCAGTCTGTATAAGCACACCTTGATGCAGGAGCCGCACCAGAAGCTTGCCACTGCTCTGCTGTTTATTTCCCTCAAGCGATACTGTATCATCATCGACGGCTGGTGGCGCAGGGCCACACTGGAAGATCACCTTCGCGAGTTCATCGTGGAGTTTTG TTACGAGGAAGATGCGCACATACGTAGCCACGTGCGCAAACGAAATGTGGGAATCGAGGATGATTTGCAATTCGTGGAGATCTTCAACAAGCTGCAATCCTGCCCACTCTACCAACTACTGCTGGATCATGCCCTGGAGTCTGGAGAAACGCAGGATTTGCTATGCAGTGTAAATACGCTGAGCGAAATGCTGACCAGCAACAATGAAATCCAATTGCCGTCACTGCACGATGAGCTGTTCGCGCAGCTTTTTGCACAGCTAAAGGTTTACTGTGGTGCCGACAACACGGATTACGAGGATGAACCGGAGCCGGACAAAGACTACGAAGATCTGACTGTGTGCAATAGGCAGGGCATTAGGAACCATGAACTCTTCGCCATATTTACCAAGCCGTTAATGGAACAACGTCTGGAGCGACAACGCGAGCGGCTTAAAAGCAACCCCTTCCTATTGGCCAACATTTTGAAGCGCTTGGAGCGCTCCACTTGTCTGCAGCTGAAGTCTGAGTTGCCGGAGGCACTGCGCGAAATTCTGCGAAGGAGACAGTGGCTGGCGAACGAGTACGCGATTCGTACGTACTGCAAGGAAATGCAGGTGGCCGAGAAGATGCGATTCCTGCGGCATACGATGCTGCTGGAGAAATACTATCTACTCGTGCCATACTACAATGCACTCTTCGTGCGCATGGAGAAGAACAATAGCTGGGCACTGGGCTCGGTGCTCACTTCCAAGCTATGCGCTGTGCTCCTGCCACACTATCCGCAATTGGCTCATCAGCTTCACGTCAAGTTGATATCCCAGATAAACTCGAATTCAATCAAGGTCTATGAGGCCCTGGACGCTATTGAACTGGACTTCGAGCGGCCAGTGGCCATGCACCAGTGGTATATTCTCACACCCGCGAACATGCAAGACTACAATTCGGTGTGGCGTCTGATGCTGAAGGTGAAGTGGGCCGTCTGGAAGCTGGAGAATTTGAAGTTTTTGCGTCGCGCCAGTCCCAATCCATGCGCACCTCTGGATTTGATCGGCCTGACCATTCGTCGCCTGGAGATTGTGCGCTTCTGGTTGATTTTCCTCATCAACAAGCTGCACGCGCACCTTATGGAGGCCGTGAGCCGTCAGATCGAGCACAGGATTGGCGAGTGCAAGAGTGCCCGCGATTTGCGGAATATGCACGACGAGCACTTGGCGTGGCTGAAGACACATTGCATGCTGACCGACGAATTCAAGTCATTCCGCGTCGCCCTCGACCAGATCTTTCATCTGGTCTACGTGCTGGACATGGAATGGACCACCTGCGCCAGCTGCATGCGCGACCACGATGCCCTATGCTTGGACTTCACCATTTCGGATGACGGCATTGATGACGGCGAAATGCAACGCAATAGCTTGGAGTACCTGGCGCTCAACCAGGTGGCCGAGATCGAGTTAACGTACATACGTTGCCACCAAATCCTGGCCGACATCCTTAACACGCTGGTGCACCAGAACGATCACGGATTCC TGTCTGCCTTGGAGGAGACCATCAACTCCAGTGTGCCCCATTAG
- the LOC117148606 gene encoding UDP-N-acetylglucosamine transferase subunit ALG14 homolog: MTTSAPHPTYVILGSGGHTAEMCRLTQALLQQTDIEQTEKYQPIRLILANSDSTSERQFRQIMPQAAQSAEIAKVPRSRNVGQSWLSSIFTSLWALLWSCYLVWRDRPQLILCNGPGTCVPFCYAAYLWRLLGRLPSHSRIVFVESFCRVETLSLSGRLLLPLADLFVVHWPALATRYVDKKNVRYFGRIL; this comes from the coding sequence ATGACGACCAGTGCGCCTCACCCCACCTACGTAATACTGGGCTCCGGCGGCCACACGGCGGAGATGTGCCGGCTGACCCAGGCGCTGCTACAACAGACAGACATCGAACAGACGGAGAAGTACCAGCCAATTAGACTGATCCTGGCCAACAGTGACTCAACTTCCGAGCGCCAGTTCAGGCAGATCATGCCGCAGGCTGCCCAGAGTGCGGAAATCGCGAAGGTGCCGCGCAGCCGCAACGTGGGCCAATCCTGGCTGAGCAGTATCTTCACCAGCCTGTGGGCGCTTCTCTGGAGCTGCTATCTGGTTTGGCGTGATCGCCCCCAGCTGATCCTCTGCAATGGACCCGGCACCTGTGTGCCCTTCTGCTATGCCGCCTACCTGTGGCGCCTCCTCGGACGCCTGCCCTCGCACTCCAGGATCGTGTTCGTGGAGAGCTTCTGCCGCGTGGAGACGCTGTCGCTGAGCGGACGCCTGCTCCTTCCGCTGGCGGACCTCTTTGTGGTCCACTGGCCGGCGTTGGCCACGCGCTATGTGGATAAAAAGAACGTGCGATATTTTGGGCGAATCCTGTAA
- the LOC117148604 gene encoding glycolipid transfer protein 1, whose protein sequence is MAASEGSARIQFKALRGFPAIGDTADKLETQAFLAASKEIVTVIESFGKLFTPVISDMNGNISKLTKAYGADVVKYQYLEDLIVLNVNVDDFAANALLWLKRGLQLICTFFENIYNDAQAKEALKQHLQDAYERTLKPYHGFIVQSTIKIIYSWVPTRSQLLGQGDAQAENIEVLTSFLPRMRAHLDSIDALLKAHNLDDARKV, encoded by the exons ATGGCAGCCAGCGAGGGATCGGCGCGCATTCAGTTCAAGGCGCTGCGTGGATTTCCGGCCATCGGCGATACCGCTGATAAGCTGGAGACACAGGCCTTCCTCGCCGCCTCCAAGGAGATAGTAACCGTCATAG AGAGCTTCGGCAAACTATTCACACCCGTGATCAGCGACATGAACGGAAACATAAGC AAACTGACGAAAGCCTACGGAGCGGATGTGGTCAAGTACCAGTATCTGGAGGATCTGATCGTGCTGAACGTGAACGTGGACGACTTTGCGGCCAACGCGCTGCTCTGGCTGAAGCGCGGCCTGCAGCTCATATGCACCTTCTTCGAGAACATCTACAACGATGCCCAGGCCAAGGAGGCACTGAAGCAGCATCTGCAGGACGCGTACGAGCGCACGCTGAAGCCCTACCACGGCTTCATCGTCCAGAGCACAATCAAG ATCATCTACAGCTGGGTGCCCACGCGCAGCCAGCTGCTGGGCCAGGGTGACGCCCAGGCGGAGAACATCGAGGTGCTGACCAGCTTTCTGCCGCGTATGCGCGCCCATCTGGACTCGATCGATGCCCTGCTTAAGGCGCACAACTTGGACGATGCACGGAAGGTGTGA
- the LOC117148605 gene encoding transmembrane protein 17B → MAYSVTPHRANLVLQMLLQANTYVSMVWAMSYMIHMLIRLHHLWNLEGLSMLVAYLLAVSAESVRLYAGYSVNLCSGATAMWMLLTVTPCILLPAMVFLRLSAAGRSLWLRIITNAVFALIVLEVIVSLVHFVICKPGCKLPLPLPLEENEQLPEEEGEEEEEEQQQQSASVGTPTTNEQRRRVRRSPESK, encoded by the exons ATGGCGTACTCGGTGACGCCGCATCGGGCCAACCTGGTGCTGCAGATGCTGCTGCAGGCCAACACCTATGTGTCCATGGTGTGGGCCATGAGCTACATGATCCACATGCTCATACGC CTGCATCACTTGTGGAACCTGGAGGGCCTGTCCATGCTGGTGGCCTACCTTTTGGCGGTGTCCGCTGAATCCGTACGCCTGTACGCCGGCTACTCGGTGAACCTGTGCTCTGGCGCCACCGCCATGTGGATGCTGCTCACCGTGACGCCCTGTATCCTGCTGCCCGCCATGGTCTTTCTTCGCCTCTCAGCTGCCGGACGCAGTTTGTGGCTACGCATCATCACGAACGCCGTGTTCGCGTTGATAGTTCTCGAGGTGATCGTGTCCCTGGTGCACTTTGTCATCTGCAAGCCAGGCTGTaagctgccgctgccgctccCACTGGAAGAGAACGAACAGCTGCCAGAGGAGGagggggaggaggaggaggaggagcagcagcagcagtccgCCAGTGTGGGCACGCCCACGACCAATGAGCAAAGGCGACGCGTGCGACGCTCCCCGGAATCGAAGTGA